The following are from one region of the Sandaracinus amylolyticus genome:
- a CDS encoding MerR family transcriptional regulator, translating into MSEIGGKTGVGVRSEEALRAFERAHPQGLAVQQIVDWFDQGGDRLTEATFRKYVQLGLLPRSVRVGRKGKHRGSQGLYPATVVGRIETIRRLMSQGFTIEEIQREFFVRGDVEELGRNLDRVWSAIERRIADRGGDALAEKQLAEARALGVSLMETLDAIEQRMSMRARMARAAV; encoded by the coding sequence GTGAGCGAGATCGGCGGAAAGACGGGCGTCGGCGTGCGGAGCGAAGAAGCGCTCCGGGCGTTCGAGCGCGCGCATCCGCAGGGCCTCGCGGTCCAGCAGATCGTCGACTGGTTCGATCAGGGCGGTGACCGGCTCACCGAGGCGACGTTCCGGAAGTACGTCCAGCTCGGGCTGCTGCCGCGGAGCGTCCGGGTGGGACGCAAGGGCAAGCACCGCGGCTCGCAGGGGCTCTATCCCGCGACGGTCGTCGGGCGGATCGAGACGATCCGGCGGCTGATGTCGCAGGGCTTCACGATCGAAGAGATCCAGCGCGAATTCTTCGTGCGCGGCGACGTCGAGGAGCTGGGGCGCAACCTCGACCGCGTGTGGTCGGCGATCGAGCGGCGCATCGCCGATCGCGGCGGCGACGCGCTCGCGGAGAAGCAGCTGGCCGAGGCGCGCGCGCTGGGCGTGTCGCTGATGGAGACGCTCGACGCGATCGAGCAGCGGATGTCGATGCGCGCTCGCATGGCGCGGGCTGCGGTCTGA
- a CDS encoding sigma factor-like helix-turn-helix DNA-binding protein → MSEQQELDYELEQGDFGGEGDEDGAGEMPPALDGSLALALAAETDEDAEDGDEKGRRKRRNRARARTISIRRLSKAELNRGKMLYPETDYWKPTTRAECIDMERPCPFVSCKYHLYLDVHPVRGSIKVNFTDIEVWEMTETCALDIADRGGITLEEVGEIMNLTRERVRQVETAGLAKLAALQDVARLKDYCL, encoded by the coding sequence ATGTCGGAGCAGCAGGAGCTCGATTACGAACTCGAGCAGGGCGACTTCGGGGGCGAAGGGGACGAGGACGGAGCGGGCGAGATGCCACCCGCCCTCGACGGCTCACTCGCGCTCGCGCTCGCGGCCGAGACCGACGAGGACGCGGAGGACGGCGACGAGAAGGGCCGCCGCAAGCGCCGCAACCGCGCGCGGGCGCGCACCATCTCGATCCGACGGCTGAGCAAGGCCGAGCTCAACCGCGGCAAGATGCTGTACCCCGAGACCGACTACTGGAAGCCGACGACGCGCGCGGAGTGCATCGACATGGAGCGGCCGTGCCCGTTCGTGTCGTGCAAGTATCACCTGTACCTCGACGTCCACCCGGTGCGCGGCAGCATCAAGGTGAACTTCACGGACATCGAGGTCTGGGAGATGACCGAGACCTGCGCGCTCGACATCGCGGACCGCGGCGGCATCACGCTCGAGGAGGTCGGCGAGATCATGAACCTGACCCGCGAGCGCGTGCGCCAGGTCGAGACGGCCGGTCTCGCGAAGCTCGCGGCGCTGCAGGACGTGGCGCGGCTGAAGGACTACTGCCTCTGA